One Thermococcus sp. genomic window carries:
- a CDS encoding DUF998 domain-containing protein, giving the protein MNLTRLASYIALSMPVIFLIGLALVIHFNPWFSFTNNALSDMGSLKNPNRWLFNGFLMFFATIAMIPSLVAFKNGLSYLMPLAMVFLFLVGVFPEELPYHTPSAVLFYVLALTDIAIIGIKLGRTSPLNYFWTAGSIVVFSTMLYLIKARVFKGLAIPELIGAVFILVWFVYLGLLLRIR; this is encoded by the coding sequence ATGAACCTGACGCGTCTGGCCTCTTACATAGCACTATCGATGCCCGTTATTTTCCTCATTGGCCTAGCTCTGGTTATCCATTTCAACCCCTGGTTCTCCTTCACTAACAACGCGCTGAGCGACATGGGCTCCCTCAAAAACCCGAACCGCTGGCTCTTCAACGGCTTCCTCATGTTCTTTGCGACGATAGCAATGATACCCTCTCTGGTTGCCTTCAAGAACGGCCTTTCCTACCTCATGCCCCTTGCAATGGTCTTTCTATTCCTCGTTGGCGTCTTTCCTGAAGAGCTTCCTTATCATACCCCATCGGCGGTCCTCTTCTACGTTCTGGCCCTGACGGATATAGCGATAATCGGAATAAAGCTCGGAAGAACCAGTCCACTCAACTACTTCTGGACAGCCGGTTCAATTGTTGTGTTCTCAACGATGCTCTACCTGATTAAAGCCAGAGTGTTTAAGGGATTGGCAATCCCCGAGCTTATAGGGGCGGTCTTCATTCTCGTCTGGTTCGTTTACCTCGGCCTTCTCCTCAGAATAAGGTGA
- the thiI gene encoding tRNA uracil 4-sulfurtransferase ThiI, translating into MNVVIVRYGEIGTKSRQTRRWFENILMNNIREALVSEGIEFKKVEAKHGRVLVRTNRAREAVEVLTRVFGIVSLSPAMEVEANLEKINKTALKLFRKKKRELNLERPRFRVTARRITKEFPLKSPEIQAKVGEYIIENEESEVNLHNYDIEVGVELMEGKAYVFVDKIRAWGGLPIGTQGKVVALLSGGIDSPVATFLMMKRGVEVIPVHIYMGEKTLEKVRKIWNQLKKYHYGGKAELVVIKPQEREKIVRKLREMKKDKYTCVMCKFMMVKYADKIAKEFGAKGIVMGDSLGQVASQTLENMYIVSQASDLPIYRPLIGMDKEEIVGIAKRIGTFELSTLPEDEIPFIPKHPIIRGSWEEFRKIYREIFGEEPKKREC; encoded by the coding sequence ATGAACGTTGTTATCGTTAGATACGGTGAGATAGGAACGAAGTCAAGGCAGACGAGGAGATGGTTTGAGAACATCCTCATGAACAACATACGCGAAGCTTTGGTAAGCGAGGGGATTGAATTCAAAAAAGTCGAGGCCAAGCACGGTCGCGTTTTAGTAAGGACGAACAGGGCCAGGGAGGCTGTTGAGGTTCTCACCCGCGTTTTCGGAATAGTTTCCCTCTCCCCTGCCATGGAAGTTGAGGCAAACCTAGAAAAAATCAACAAGACGGCCCTAAAGCTCTTCAGGAAGAAGAAGCGTGAGCTGAACCTTGAGAGACCCCGCTTCAGGGTAACGGCTAGGAGAATTACCAAGGAGTTTCCGCTAAAAAGTCCGGAGATTCAGGCAAAGGTCGGGGAGTACATTATTGAAAACGAGGAGAGCGAGGTTAATCTTCATAACTACGACATAGAGGTCGGCGTTGAGCTGATGGAGGGCAAAGCATACGTCTTCGTTGACAAAATCAGGGCATGGGGTGGTCTACCTATAGGGACGCAGGGGAAGGTCGTGGCTTTACTCAGCGGTGGCATAGATTCACCTGTCGCTACTTTCCTCATGATGAAGCGTGGCGTCGAGGTAATTCCTGTCCACATCTACATGGGCGAGAAAACCCTCGAAAAGGTCAGGAAGATATGGAACCAGCTTAAGAAGTATCACTACGGTGGGAAGGCCGAGCTGGTAGTTATAAAGCCACAGGAACGCGAGAAAATCGTTCGGAAGCTTAGGGAGATGAAGAAAGACAAATACACCTGTGTGATGTGTAAGTTCATGATGGTCAAATATGCAGACAAAATAGCCAAAGAGTTCGGGGCAAAGGGCATCGTCATGGGCGATTCCCTCGGGCAGGTTGCATCTCAAACGCTTGAGAACATGTACATCGTCAGTCAGGCGAGCGATTTGCCGATTTACAGGCCCCTCATAGGCATGGACAAGGAGGAGATAGTGGGCATAGCAAAGAGAATAGGCACCTTCGAGCTCTCCACACTGCCAGAAGATGAAATACCCTTCATCCCAAAGCACCCGATAATAAGGGGTTCCTGGGAGGAGTTCCGAAAGATTTATAGAGAAATCTTTGGGGAAGAGCCGAAAAAGAGGGAGTGCTGA